A DNA window from Alligator mississippiensis isolate rAllMis1 chromosome 11, rAllMis1, whole genome shotgun sequence contains the following coding sequences:
- the SELENOS gene encoding selenoprotein S — MELGGGAPGPGQPDVEHGGLHLLPRAVGALLSAYGWYLLLACVAIYLLVQKVSESARARRRSRPDPPGAAAEPDAVVRRQEALAAARLKMQEELNAQAEKYKEKQRELEEEKRRQKIAMWESMQEGKSYKGNLKLNQQETASSPSTSSAVPKPKPDKKPLRGGGYNPLSGEGGGACSWRPGRRGPSAGG, encoded by the exons ATGGAGCTGGGCGGAGGCGCGCCGGGGCCCGGACAGCCAGACGTGGAGCACGGCGGGTTGCACCTCCTCCCGCGGGCGG TGGGCGCGCTGCTGTCGGCCTACGGCTGGTACCTGCTGCTCGCCTGCGTCGCCATCTACCTGCTCGTGCAGAAGGTGTCCGAGAGCGCCCGAGCCCGGAGACGGAGCAGGCCGGACCCGCCAGGGGCGGCCGCAG AGCCTGATGCGGTGGTGAGGCGGCAGgaagccctggcagcagctcgTCTAAAGATGCAAGAAGAATTGAATGCACAAGCAGAAAAATACAAAGAGAAACAAAGAGAG cttgaagaagagaaaagaaggcAGAAGATAGCAATGTGGGAGAGCATGCAGGAAGGAAAAAGCTATAAAGGAAATCTGAAGCTGAACCAG CAAGAAACAGCATCCAGCCCTTCCACCTCATCAGCAGTCCCAAAGCCAAAGCCAGACAAGAAGCCTCTGCGTGGAGGTG GTTATAATCCTTTGtctggagaaggtggtggagCCTGCTCTTGGAGACCGGGACGCAGAGGCCCATCTGCAGGTGGATGA